TTGACCCCGGAAACTCATCTCTCTTCTTGGTCAGCGCCGTCTTCTTTCACGGCGCCTGGCAGGACGAGTTTGACGCCCGCAAGACAGTGCCGGTGGACTTCAGCACGGACGTCGGAGACACGGTCCGCATCGATACCATGCACCGTATCGGCAACTACTCCGTCAAGACGCCTGAAGACATCGGAAGCAAAATTCTGGAGCTGCCATACGCCGGGGGCAACTACAGTCTCTTTGTCTTCCTTCCGCTGCCCGGCCATGACTTGTCCCAGCTGGCCGAGCGCCTGAGGTCGGCGGACATTCCTATCCTACTCCGCGATATGCCGCCTCCGACCTTGACCCTTGTCCTGCTGCCCAAGTTTAGGGTCAGCCAGAGGCAATCACTGAAATTATCCATGGAGACCCTTGGAGCAAGACGTCTGTTCAAGCCCTGGCAGGCGCAGCTTCAGAGGATGACGGGAGAGGAAAAAAGCAGGTTGCACGTGCAAGACGTCATCCAGTATGCCGCTCTGCACGTGGACGAAGGAGGAAGCCTCTTACGGAATGGTGATGCTCCCCGCGACACGTCATCACACTCGTCGACCCTAGACAGCACCCCGACAACACCTTTCGACGTCAGCGATGAAGAGCAGTACCCTGAGAtagacgatgatgattattctGACTATGAAGATGATGAAATTGAGGAAGACTACGACACAGAAGATGGAGTAGATGGAGACATTAATGACTTCATCGTAGATAGGCCGTTCCTTTTTGTGCTGCTGGACAAACGATTTCAGCTTGTGCTGCTCATGGGTCGGGTAGCGACACCGATTCCTTGAACTCACGAAGCAGTGCGGTGTCCGCTGAAGGTCTGCGCTACATGAGTGCGAGTCCAGTAAACACAACTTCACCTGCAGATGGGAACTACGACGGTTGCGCTCCACCCGACGAGAACCATCGCCACCTAAAGTGAGTTTGATAAACACGATTCATCTCTCTCAGAGCCATCTTCGATTCTGTGTTCCATGAAAGAAAGACATTCCTGAATCAACTAGTGTCTTCATGTCATGTCGGCATCTGTggttaaagaaatttttatgcatttatttcgACCTCTCAAGCAGTCCCATCAATGTCCTGTTTTCATACAGCGCCTAGAGTAACGACAACGAAAGAACGAGGATTGGTGAAGAAGAGAACAAAGTAATATATTACTTATACGGGGTGATATCCTCAACTTTAAACTCAGCCTCGCGCCGCTGACAGTGTAATGAATGCTGCCATTTCCTCAGCTGCACTACAGGCTGCGAGGCGTGCAGGTGATGGCGAAGGGAACTGAAGAGAACACGTGTTAGTCACGATGGAGGCTGTCCTCAGTTTGTAGTAGATGACCCACGGCGATGGGAGGACGATAGGAAATATGTTGATTCTCCCGTGACAGTGTTTCTTGGGCCTTACAGTGTGCGActatcttgtgtgtgtgtatgagagagatataacgaagaaaagaagaaaaaaaattgaaatgtgaGAATGAGGcagaaaacgaagaaagaaagaaacaaagaaatgaaatgtgcttgcatgtgtgtgagtgtctttATGGCGCAGGTATTTATATCCATGTATGCCTGTCCTTGCATGTGCGTACACGCTCcagaagtttgaaaaatattaaatttttgtgaaaTTCAAAGAGTTTAAGTTTAATTAAGGTAACTTGGTTGTATCACTGTACATCATtaaaagagtattttttttactgaaatatgAGGATTTCATTTAAAGAGCGTTCTCGTAACGTTAAGAATCGAAGAAAGATTGATGAGGCAGACAAGTAAAGACAGGGTAGAGAAAAGCAAATGAGAAACAACCATCTTTATTTGAtcacaaaatttaataataatttgggAAGGTGCTCCCAGTTACAAGTTACATCATTTCAAAATGGCGATTAACTGACTATATCAACCGACTCTATAATGAGACAGTTTTTTACAAACAGTGAAGCGTAGAATGGCGTCTTTTCAAGACATATCAATATATTCATGATATAACTTTTGATAGTTTTGACATATACGAATAAACGACGCGTCGCACTGGCAGCTTCAAAAGAGTTCCGCTGCCAAACGACAGTCTGCTTACATGGAGAGAGCAAAGCAGATCATGTTTCACGTCCAACATCCGGTAGTCAGCACACTTTAGCACTCGAGTTTCTTCAGCTGGGCGACGCCAGGGAAATACCAGTAGGTGCCCTTGACGTTGCGGGAGAGGCGCATGATGTCGTCACTGTGGCCGTCGCCGCCGGCGCCCACCATGCGGTCCAGCATGTACTCGATGTTGCGCGGGGAGGCGGCGTAGCCGATGAAGAAGAGGCCGGCGTCACCACTGAGGGTTCCATACGGCATCGACTGCCGCACGATCTGGAACGGCTTGGGCGCCTGGAAGGCGTTACCTGCAACCGTCacgtttggtttttttttggttttttttcaaatcaaacGACAATCACTAACCTCATCAGCTACATCCCCAAGAAATCTCAGGCCTTCTTAACATATCGTTGAAATCAGACTAGgtaagtttgtgttttttacATGAGTCACATATTTCTTTTAACATAGTTACATATTTGACGAAAAATAATCGGTTAAAAAGCCAGCCAAATATGGACGAATATTTCACAAAGATTGGCAAAGTTACTAGATGACAGctatatataaaaactttgtgAAACGTTCGTCTACATTTTTCTGATTAAGATCTTTCGGAAAACCAAATATTTAATTATGAAAATTAAGtcattgattttgtttaaaagctaAGCAGGCTGTAAATAGGGCTAGAGTGTAGATGTTTATCATTTAAGAAACCCAGCCAGCTTACAATTGGGTCTAGAGCGTAGATGTTTATCCGGGGTATCTTCTCACactcagggttagggttagggttatatatataaataattttgtgaccGTCTTACTCAGGGCTAAAGTAAATATGTTTATCCAGAGTATACTGTCATACTCGAGGTTGAGGTATATCTATACATACGTTTATTCAAGGTACCCTGTCATAAAGGTTAAAGTACATCAATATATTATGGGTATCCTGTCGTACTTACTGGCTGTCATTCTCGCCACATGGGAGCTGATGCTTTTTCTTTGGAGTTCGATGCTGTCGGGACGAGTGCGGCCCACCCAGCTCTCTAGAGTCTTTTCTATAACGCACACGGACATGCACATATGAaagaatatatattatatataggtGTAAGCCTAGTGTGGTGGCCACATAGACATCCACTTATAGAAACAAGAATCTTTACATGTTAAGTACTAGTAAATATAATCACAAGACATAGTTCGTAAAAAGCCACCTCCAACCTCCAGACGCCGACAGGTCGTGTAGTGATCTTGTAAAAGGTTTCTTAATGGTGCTAGACTTTTGTTTTGTGAACTTTATCATCACTCTCAAGCGATCCACATGGGGGATAACCGACAGATCTTTACATCTGCACgtaacacaaaaattaataatcaatatatatatatatagatacatgcATAGGTAAAAAGATAAAGGTCATCCCCTGATCCTTTTCAGTCGTTGCGCTCATGACCATTTCATGTGAGGGTGGATGCCATCACTCTTCACTATCATTTTCTCCAACAGTctctggagtcaggtacccgttcccgACAGCTGGGTTGATACGGGGCTAGTTCGATGCCACTGGGGTATAGAACAGGTGCGGACGCCAGTGTTGCAAGAACTCAGATATCCGCTTCCCCTCATCGATATAGATCTTGACCTCAATATATGATAGCTGACAGCTAAGTAATAAGTCTAAAATGTTAAGCAGCAGTGAATATTTCCCAACCTTTCTCCGATTCGATCACATCAAGATTGTGGATCCACTTCTGAGTGATCTGTGGACAGAAACACGttaacatttaacaaacaaaaataaaaaaacaaacattgcgAACATGCTGGAAATACTATATTAGCTCTGAGACTATTTAAAGGTATATCCTGAGTGCTAACAGGTCTCCTCTACCAGTCTTTAACACAGGCATGAGAGCCGGTCTCTCTACTTTTTTAGCCTCCTTTTCATGCTAAAATGCCAGGCTAAAATcatctaaaacaatatttaaactACGAGTAAGCAAAGAATAACTTAAAAAGTATCTCGATTTCTATTGCAATTATTAAGTTgtgttttaaaagttgtaagACAACTTTGGTGTGAAGTGCTCCGCGCTTATTCAGCTTTTGTTGCAAGCTCAGGGGTAGCGTACTTACCACGTAACTTCCGCCAGTCGCCTTCTCCACGGCTATCTCCCGACGGTCGTCTTCGTCTGCTGCATTTTCAGTACCTGTCCGTCACACAGGTCACACTCTACCCTTTTACTGCCTGTATTGTGTCACACCTACCATAACTAGCATGTGACAATGAGGTCACGTTTACTTGTGTGAGATCATAACTACCAGTTCACTAACTGCAGGTTACAGAGGTCACAGCTACAATTTACGACCTGTAGATATCAGTCACAGGTATCATCCTATAACCAGTATATGACACTGAGGTCACGTTTACAACCTTTACATGTACAATGAAGTCACACGTCAATACATTTGCAATCTGAGCATTGTACACGACGTCGACTGCACTCCCGATGAGTGTGTTGCTTCTGCCTCTTACTCTGTGGATTTTCTTGACTACTGCGTGATAACTCATACTTTCTCGGTTCCAGAATTGACGACCTCATGCCCTTAgtcttattatcatcatcactcagCAACAGACATtttagttgtctcccttgtaccaaaacacaaacaaacaaaaccctgTGATGTTCGTCTTACCGTCAATGAAGCCAGACAGGTCGCGTCCATTTTTGTAGACAAAGCTGTATACGTCTTCAAAGCTCTCAACGCTGTTCTTGGGCAAGTTTCTCATGATCTCCTGACACAACTCAAACAGCTTGCTAATTTGGTTTGACTTGGCGTGGATAAAAATATCTCCACCTATCAGAAACAGTAGAAATAGCTGCATACACTGcgttatcacacacacacaagtgggGAAAGCCGGGTGGCACATTAGTTAGTTCACTGCCATGCAGAGCTGTGTACTCATACTTCCCCACCCCAGTCAACCTAACGGCAGACACCGACATCACATACCATCTATCTCCAAGTTAAATGCGATTTCTATCACCTTATTACGCAACGATTACAGGACCCCTTAATGAACAGAGAAAACTtattaaataatgttaatgaaacttttcaatttatatacaatattatctaaaataaaacaaaatatataacaaatgaacattttaagtttaaattacacatacacatgatatACATTCATTCGTTTTAAAACAGGTGGATAACGAGCATATGGATACTCAGCCAAGAGCATACATGTATGTTTGTCTGCTTGATTGACATTCACTTAATTATGTTTCCAAATCTGACGTGTCTAACTTATTTACTACTTATTTAGGCATCAAAGACTGAACGTACCTGAACTGGGCATTTCTCCTAGAACTCCTTTGCGATGAGCGTAGACAAAGGGTTCATTGGTCTTTCCAGCCACCTACAAGATGATCATGTGAAAGTCATCGCTATTTGTATTCTCGCCTTCATCTCAACTACACaaaccacgcacgcacgcactcagaCACGGACGCCAAGCACGCACACCTCTTTGTCTAATGATCGTATGACACTGTACACATTATTCATTACACTGCTTTTATGACAGAAAATTATACTTAAAGTTTCACATATTTTTGATTAgtcatttttactttgttttattctgctTGGGAGTGGTTGGGGGAAGTAGGAATAGTCTCTGGGCAGGTCTTcaaattgtaattgtaatgagCTTCCCCCATTTAATGTTTTACCTGACTGTAGAAGTTTGGCCCAAAGCCC
This sequence is a window from Pomacea canaliculata isolate SZHN2017 linkage group LG5, ASM307304v1, whole genome shotgun sequence. Protein-coding genes within it:
- the LOC112564634 gene encoding uncharacterized protein LOC112564634, which encodes MASLRASRTLVVSTLKQVGCRAASTRSSGTGRRVAPWLVGVAAAGAASYGAYKATLGSQSLATTLDEAVKTLRETASPHKVIAAAPPESQKSVYSQGKDHALYLWIYLCPQANTREVARAVSRLQQYVDKVCDPTLTDEDDEILAGVGFGPNFYSQVAGKTNEPFVYAHRKGVLGEMPSSGGDIFIHAKSNQISKLFELCQEIMRNLPKNSVESFEDVYSFVYKNGRDLSGFIDGTENAADEDDRREIAVEKATGGSYVITQKWIHNLDVIESEKEKTLESWVGRTRPDSIELQRKSISSHVARMTASNAFQAPKPFQIVRQSMPYGTLSGDAGLFFIGYAASPRNIEYMLDRMVGAGGDGHSDDIMRLSRNVKGTYWYFPGVAQLKKLEC